One Sediminibacillus dalangtanensis genomic region harbors:
- a CDS encoding glycoside hydrolase family 2 TIM barrel-domain containing protein, protein MAHDWENHQILQRNRKKARAHFIPFSDRQTALTFDRKLSQTVLSLNGRWKFHYAENPQAAPEEFYTEGYETSDWNDLDVPSSWQMHGYGKPAYTNVVYPFPVDPPFVPTENPTGSYVREFCIAGDWLKKQVTITFEGVDSAFYLWVNGKQVGYSQGSRVPAEFDLTAYLREGNNKLAVQVYQWSDGTYLEDQDMWWLSGIFRDVYLTAVPFVHVEDFFVKAEWAEKGDGKLSVETVIENSGDTAVQDYRLHYQLLDTKGTVLREVDSETVSFAGSSQETVTATFSVENPRPWSAEDPYLYQLLISLQTESDESTEVVPVRVGFRKVELRDGLFYVNGKAIKLKGVNRHDHHPDLGRAVPLAWMEEDIRLMKQHNINAVRTSHYPNDPRFYDLCDQYGLYVIDEADLETHGFDIIGDWSRLSDDPEWEDAYLDRMKRMVARDKNHPSIIMWSLGNESGYGRNHIAMADWARGYDSTRLIHYEGECRAITRSESNYDPKRDPEASDVFTTMYTAVEVMDALGQRNDLKKPHILCEYAHAMGNGPGGLKEYWETFYKHDRLQGGFVWEWLDHGIRQVTEDGEEYFAYGGDFSEKPHDSNFVIDGLVMADHTPSPALKEYKKVIEPVVVEAVDLEKGKFKVTNRYDFISLDHLQAVWSIKGGEKVIASGTFAVADIDAHTGKEVVIAYQLGDAQYSEGECWLDIDFLLAYDTAWAKAGHSIAWAQFELEATVGKAMAPFKRSLQVKDGDGSLLIEGGDFFVRFDKTSGILSEYKYQGVDLIKAGPVLNLWRAPIDNDLWAQVHWKDIPSIKEWKDFGLHWLQQRIEKVNWQSISDAQMQVTVKARVAPPVLDWGITTTYTFTIDAAGGLAIDVQGEPYGKLPGTFPRVGLKMEVPAAFEFVKWYGLGPGEAYVDSRQAARVGVWTKSVEELHTPYVYPQENGNRHQVRWARLTDGAGVGMIFRGQPAFDFKAQWYTQENLEEAQHTYDLVKQDFLTVLLDHRQHGLGSASCGPDVLEKYRLKSGPFRFGVKIEPGFY, encoded by the coding sequence ATGGCACATGATTGGGAAAACCACCAGATATTACAGCGTAATCGTAAAAAAGCGCGCGCGCATTTCATTCCGTTTTCCGACAGGCAAACAGCGCTGACATTCGATCGAAAGCTTTCACAGACTGTTCTTTCTTTGAATGGCCGCTGGAAGTTCCATTACGCGGAAAATCCTCAAGCTGCACCGGAAGAATTTTACACGGAAGGCTATGAAACGAGTGACTGGAATGATTTAGATGTTCCTTCATCCTGGCAAATGCACGGTTACGGAAAACCGGCTTATACGAATGTGGTCTACCCGTTTCCGGTGGACCCGCCTTTCGTACCCACTGAAAACCCGACTGGTTCCTATGTCAGAGAGTTTTGTATCGCCGGGGACTGGCTGAAAAAACAGGTGACCATAACGTTTGAAGGGGTGGACAGTGCTTTTTATTTATGGGTGAACGGTAAACAAGTCGGTTACAGCCAGGGAAGCCGGGTTCCTGCTGAATTCGATTTGACCGCGTATCTCCGGGAAGGAAACAACAAACTGGCTGTCCAGGTTTACCAGTGGTCCGATGGGACGTACTTGGAAGACCAGGACATGTGGTGGCTCAGCGGCATTTTCCGCGATGTCTATTTGACGGCGGTTCCGTTCGTGCATGTCGAGGATTTTTTCGTCAAAGCGGAATGGGCTGAAAAAGGCGATGGCAAGCTTTCCGTCGAAACAGTAATAGAAAACAGCGGGGATACCGCTGTGCAGGATTATCGGCTGCATTATCAACTGCTCGATACTAAAGGGACTGTGCTACGCGAAGTGGATAGTGAAACTGTTTCTTTTGCCGGGAGCAGCCAGGAAACTGTTACTGCTACTTTTTCCGTGGAAAACCCTCGTCCATGGTCGGCAGAAGATCCGTACTTGTATCAGCTGTTGATTTCGCTCCAGACAGAATCGGATGAATCAACCGAAGTTGTTCCGGTCCGCGTCGGGTTCCGGAAGGTCGAGCTGCGTGACGGTTTGTTTTATGTGAACGGAAAGGCGATCAAGCTGAAAGGGGTCAACCGTCACGATCACCATCCCGACTTGGGGCGGGCTGTTCCGCTGGCATGGATGGAGGAAGACATTCGGTTGATGAAGCAGCACAATATCAATGCGGTCAGAACCTCTCACTACCCGAATGATCCACGTTTTTACGATTTGTGTGATCAATATGGATTGTATGTGATCGACGAGGCCGACTTGGAAACACACGGTTTTGATATAATCGGTGATTGGAGCAGGCTCAGTGATGATCCAGAGTGGGAGGATGCCTATCTGGATCGGATGAAACGGATGGTTGCCCGCGATAAAAACCACCCGTCTATCATTATGTGGTCACTCGGAAATGAGTCCGGCTACGGAAGAAACCATATCGCGATGGCGGACTGGGCAAGAGGCTATGATAGTACCCGGTTGATTCATTATGAAGGGGAGTGCAGGGCAATCACCCGGTCGGAAAGCAACTATGATCCAAAGCGGGATCCGGAAGCATCCGATGTGTTTACGACGATGTACACGGCGGTTGAAGTGATGGACGCACTGGGACAGCGGAATGATTTGAAAAAGCCGCATATCCTTTGTGAGTATGCCCATGCCATGGGCAATGGCCCCGGCGGGTTGAAGGAGTATTGGGAAACCTTCTACAAGCATGACCGGCTGCAGGGTGGGTTTGTCTGGGAGTGGCTTGATCACGGGATTCGCCAAGTGACAGAAGATGGAGAAGAATATTTTGCCTATGGAGGCGACTTCAGCGAAAAACCGCACGATTCGAATTTTGTAATCGACGGTCTAGTGATGGCTGATCATACCCCGTCTCCGGCACTGAAAGAATACAAAAAAGTGATTGAGCCAGTTGTGGTTGAAGCTGTCGATTTGGAAAAAGGCAAATTCAAGGTGACCAACCGCTATGATTTTATTTCCCTGGATCATCTGCAGGCAGTCTGGTCGATCAAGGGTGGGGAAAAAGTTATTGCCAGCGGGACTTTCGCTGTCGCAGATATCGACGCCCATACGGGGAAGGAAGTTGTTATAGCCTATCAACTCGGAGACGCGCAATATTCCGAAGGGGAGTGTTGGCTGGACATCGACTTTTTGCTGGCATACGATACAGCATGGGCGAAAGCAGGACATTCCATTGCCTGGGCCCAGTTTGAGCTGGAGGCAACTGTCGGGAAAGCTATGGCTCCATTCAAACGGTCATTGCAGGTGAAGGATGGTGACGGCAGTTTGCTTATCGAAGGCGGGGATTTTTTTGTCCGGTTCGACAAGACTTCAGGCATCCTTTCGGAATACAAATACCAGGGAGTCGACTTAATCAAAGCTGGTCCCGTTCTGAATCTATGGCGGGCACCAATCGACAACGATTTGTGGGCCCAAGTCCACTGGAAGGATATCCCCTCGATCAAAGAATGGAAAGACTTCGGCCTGCACTGGCTGCAGCAGCGGATCGAGAAAGTGAACTGGCAGTCGATAAGTGACGCTCAGATGCAAGTCACCGTGAAAGCCAGGGTCGCTCCTCCTGTCTTGGATTGGGGAATCACGACTACTTATACGTTCACGATTGATGCTGCCGGCGGACTAGCGATCGATGTACAAGGCGAACCATATGGCAAGCTTCCGGGGACTTTCCCGCGCGTCGGGCTGAAGATGGAAGTACCGGCAGCATTTGAATTCGTAAAATGGTATGGCCTCGGTCCGGGAGAAGCATATGTCGACAGCCGACAAGCAGCTCGTGTCGGAGTATGGACAAAATCCGTGGAGGAACTTCATACGCCGTATGTGTATCCGCAGGAAAACGGTAACCGCCATCAGGTCCGCTGGGCACGGTTGACGGATGGAGCAGGTGTCGGAATGATTTTTCGGGGACAGCCTGCATTTGATTTCAAGGCCCAGTGGTACACGCAGGAAAACCTGGAAGAAGCACAGCATACGTATGATTTAGTCAAGCAGGACTTTCTTACGGTTTTGCTCGACCACCGACAGCATGGACTGGGATCGGCAAGCTGCGGACCGGATGTACTGGAAAAATACAGACTTAAGAGCGGCCCTTTCCGGTTTGGCGTGAAGATTGAGCCGGGATTTTATTGA
- a CDS encoding carbohydrate ABC transporter permease, with product MRKIKRIATYTFLSVASIVSIFPFLWMFVSMTNKSVDVTQGRLLPGTFLFENLKALFDTVDMGTALLNSTIIAVITTFLTLLIGSLAGYGFEIYRTPGKDRVFNLLLLSMMIPFAAIMIPLYRLFGGLPFFGIDTLAAAILPTIITAFFIFFFRQNTKMFAKELVEAGRIDGLSELGIFFRIYLPTMKTSYAAAAIIAFMNSWNNYLWPLVILQSPDKQTIPLLISNLGAGYSPDYGLIMSAIVIATLPTAIVFFVMQKHFVAGMMGSVKG from the coding sequence ATGAGAAAGATAAAACGGATTGCAACATACACTTTTTTAAGTGTCGCATCGATTGTCTCGATTTTTCCGTTTCTCTGGATGTTCGTCAGCATGACCAACAAGTCGGTGGATGTGACGCAGGGACGCTTGCTGCCGGGTACATTTTTATTTGAAAACCTGAAGGCATTGTTTGACACGGTCGACATGGGGACGGCATTGCTCAATTCCACCATTATTGCCGTGATTACCACCTTTTTGACGCTGTTGATTGGATCCCTTGCCGGATATGGTTTCGAAATTTACCGGACGCCCGGAAAAGACCGGGTATTCAATCTCCTGCTGTTGTCGATGATGATTCCTTTTGCGGCGATCATGATTCCGTTGTACCGGCTATTCGGCGGCCTGCCTTTCTTCGGTATCGATACCTTGGCTGCGGCGATACTGCCGACGATCATCACGGCGTTCTTTATCTTTTTCTTCCGGCAAAACACGAAGATGTTTGCCAAGGAACTAGTGGAAGCAGGAAGAATCGACGGATTGAGCGAGTTGGGAATCTTTTTCCGGATTTATTTACCGACGATGAAAACGTCTTACGCGGCAGCAGCGATTATCGCGTTCATGAACAGCTGGAACAATTACTTATGGCCGTTGGTCATCCTGCAATCGCCAGACAAGCAGACGATCCCATTATTGATTTCCAATCTCGGGGCCGGTTACTCGCCGGACTACGGGCTGATTATGTCAGCCATCGTGATTGCGACGCTGCCGACTGCCATCGTCTTCTTTGTGATGCAGAAACATTTCGTGGCAGGAATGATGGGATCTGTCAAAGGATAA
- a CDS encoding carbohydrate ABC transporter permease — MKRTGLPYTASKKSLGRRLKNNYIGWLFILIAAAGISLFYFYPMIRALLLSFQSGMGANLQYVGLENYIRLFSDPTFITALTNTFIYLLVQVPIMIVLALFFSVLLNDATLKFKGFFRTAIFLPCVTSLVAYAVIFKYLFGVDGLINKFLMDLSIISEPLNWLSDPFLAKITIIAAITWRWTGYNMIFYLSALQNVDRSMYEAAKIDGASSFQQFFYITVPMLKPIILFTSIISTIGTLQLFDEVMNITNGGPGNATLSISMYIYNLSFEYSPDFGYAATVSYVIVILVVLLSLLQFKVAGDDK; from the coding sequence ATGAAACGAACGGGATTGCCCTATACTGCCAGCAAAAAATCGCTCGGCAGACGTTTGAAAAACAATTACATCGGCTGGCTGTTCATCCTGATAGCGGCAGCAGGAATCAGTTTGTTTTATTTTTATCCGATGATCCGTGCATTACTACTCTCCTTCCAGTCAGGGATGGGAGCAAATTTGCAATATGTCGGCCTGGAAAACTATATCCGGCTGTTCAGTGATCCGACGTTTATCACCGCCTTGACGAACACGTTTATTTATTTGCTTGTCCAAGTACCGATCATGATTGTCCTGGCTCTATTTTTTTCCGTACTGTTGAATGATGCGACGTTAAAGTTCAAAGGATTTTTCCGTACGGCGATCTTTTTACCGTGTGTTACCTCATTGGTAGCTTATGCTGTTATTTTTAAATATTTGTTTGGCGTGGACGGATTGATCAACAAGTTTTTGATGGATTTGTCGATTATCTCGGAACCGTTAAACTGGCTTTCTGACCCATTTCTCGCAAAAATCACGATTATCGCAGCAATCACATGGCGCTGGACCGGATATAACATGATCTTTTATCTGTCTGCATTGCAAAATGTCGACCGTTCGATGTATGAGGCGGCGAAAATCGACGGGGCATCAAGCTTTCAACAGTTTTTTTACATCACGGTACCGATGCTGAAACCGATCATTTTGTTTACGTCCATCATTTCCACGATCGGTACGCTGCAGTTATTCGATGAAGTCATGAATATTACGAACGGCGGACCGGGGAATGCCACCTTGTCAATTTCGATGTACATTTACAATCTTTCCTTCGAATACAGTCCGGACTTCGGTTATGCGGCCACGGTTTCCTATGTGATCGTGATTCTGGTCGTCCTCTTATCGCTCTTACAATTCAAAGTGGCAGGTGATGACAAATGA
- a CDS encoding extracellular solute-binding protein, which produces MKFLHWKKTGLFLLTVVALLALAACSSDDASGSSDTGEEPDKITAWAWDPNFNIAALELAKDAYEEDLDLEIIENAQDDIVQKLNTGLSSGSMKGMPNIVLIEDQRAQSFLQSYPDAFYPIGDYFNTDDFAPYKLAPTSLDGKQYGLPFDTGVTGLFFRTDYLEEAGYTKEDLTDITWEEYIEIGKDVKAKTGKDMISLDPNDLGILRVMIQSAGSWYVEDDGKTVNLVDNEPLKKAFENYKAMIEADFVKANSDWSQFIAAFNSGDVATVPSGNWIAPSIEAEASQAGKWEVAPIPRLDLDGAVNASNQGGSSFYVLNIPGKEKAAEFLGATFGSNEAFYQDLVLDVGALGTYAPAADGEAYQAENDYFSGQSVIADFSEWTEEIPSVNYGLHTYAIEDILAAEMQNYLKGKDLEAVLADAQAQAESQLK; this is translated from the coding sequence ATGAAGTTTTTGCACTGGAAAAAGACAGGTTTGTTCCTACTGACCGTTGTCGCGCTCCTCGCCCTGGCAGCTTGTTCTTCGGATGATGCCAGCGGAAGCTCGGATACCGGGGAGGAACCGGACAAAATCACAGCTTGGGCTTGGGATCCGAACTTTAACATTGCGGCACTGGAACTTGCCAAAGATGCGTACGAAGAAGATTTGGACCTGGAAATTATCGAAAACGCACAGGACGATATCGTGCAAAAGTTAAACACCGGTCTCAGCTCCGGCAGTATGAAAGGCATGCCAAACATTGTATTGATTGAAGATCAGCGTGCTCAAAGCTTTTTGCAATCTTATCCGGATGCTTTTTATCCGATTGGCGACTATTTCAACACCGATGATTTCGCTCCTTATAAGCTGGCGCCTACCAGTCTCGACGGAAAACAGTACGGACTGCCGTTTGATACAGGGGTGACCGGGTTGTTCTTCCGTACCGATTATTTGGAGGAAGCTGGTTACACCAAGGAGGACTTGACCGATATCACTTGGGAAGAGTACATCGAAATCGGCAAGGACGTCAAAGCGAAAACTGGCAAGGATATGATTTCGCTTGATCCGAACGACTTGGGGATTCTCCGTGTCATGATTCAAAGTGCCGGATCCTGGTACGTGGAAGATGACGGGAAAACCGTGAATCTGGTCGATAACGAACCCCTGAAAAAAGCATTTGAAAACTATAAAGCGATGATTGAAGCAGACTTTGTCAAAGCCAATTCCGACTGGAGCCAGTTTATCGCAGCCTTCAACAGCGGCGATGTTGCGACCGTTCCAAGTGGTAATTGGATTGCGCCGAGTATCGAAGCAGAAGCGTCACAGGCAGGCAAATGGGAAGTGGCTCCGATCCCGCGCTTGGACTTGGACGGGGCTGTCAATGCATCCAACCAGGGAGGAAGCTCCTTCTATGTCTTGAATATCCCTGGCAAGGAAAAAGCTGCTGAGTTCCTCGGGGCCACGTTCGGCTCAAACGAAGCGTTTTACCAGGACCTCGTGCTTGATGTAGGCGCACTCGGGACGTACGCCCCTGCAGCTGATGGGGAAGCATACCAGGCGGAAAACGACTACTTCAGCGGGCAGTCTGTCATCGCCGATTTCTCCGAATGGACCGAGGAAATCCCGAGTGTCAACTATGGCTTGCACACCTATGCAATCGAAGATATTTTAGCTGCTGAAATGCAAAATTATTTAAAAGGAAAAGACTTGGAAGCTGTCTTGGCGGATGCCCAGGCGCAGGCTGAGTCACAGTTGAAATAG
- a CDS encoding cache domain-containing sensor histidine kinase gives MMKKLMSTIRTNSLFVKMFLVMVISIITVTVLITFSTIRMSNNLFMETFSITNTKVLNQIKQQFESFSYSVAFTTINVQDNGMIKRLLTKENVSSLEASNSFYTIKEQMDRIFSNNPNDANMIVLGKNKQLFNMKYINWSVSADALFDHPITKKTNDHPDEILYQFVSEGEFTNGRRMIVATKALTESSTDNVYGYLYIPIREKDLREFYEGYTSEGNSVLVMNGDGRIISSNQEELIGQMDQELLAVAEETDENGLEYQDVHVFGKDYMLLTSALPALDMYLVNLVDKELVINNLVDRKEIVLISIAIVLLAVAIVYIISRRMTNSLRRLVKQISDMAKYDFNKPIDESGGYEAKKLAHAFNYMLNELQEHVDNLLKAQRKQRKSELEALQHQINPHFLYNTLTSVKFLVKENKKAEALETIDALIPLLQNALGNVDETITVEQEVTNIKNYVLINQTRYGERIRVNTFIAPDCLHYHLPKLVIQPFIENAFFHAFTEKKQGYIQILIARREEQLVCEVVDTGDGMRIDQIPSRKGKRQLFSGIGVRNVHERIQLLFGKEYGVEVTSQLNKGTKVKIVLPLLEEDTKENTISKNTAKPRVSGEENV, from the coding sequence ATGATGAAAAAATTGATGAGCACGATCCGGACAAACAGTTTATTTGTGAAAATGTTCCTGGTCATGGTGATCAGCATCATTACAGTAACGGTGCTGATTACCTTCAGTACCATCCGGATGTCGAATAATTTGTTCATGGAAACGTTCAGTATCACCAATACAAAGGTATTGAATCAAATCAAACAGCAATTTGAGTCATTCAGCTATTCGGTTGCATTTACCACCATCAACGTCCAGGACAACGGGATGATCAAGCGGCTGCTGACAAAGGAGAATGTCAGCTCGCTGGAAGCATCCAATTCTTTTTACACCATCAAAGAGCAGATGGACCGGATTTTTTCCAACAATCCAAATGATGCTAACATGATCGTGCTCGGGAAGAACAAGCAGTTATTCAATATGAAATATATCAACTGGTCGGTTTCCGCCGATGCGTTGTTTGACCACCCGATCACGAAAAAGACTAACGATCATCCAGACGAAATTCTTTATCAGTTTGTATCAGAAGGGGAATTCACCAATGGCAGGAGGATGATTGTCGCCACCAAAGCACTCACTGAAAGCTCGACCGATAACGTGTACGGTTATTTGTATATACCGATTCGCGAAAAGGACCTACGCGAGTTTTATGAAGGATACACGAGCGAAGGGAACAGTGTGCTGGTCATGAACGGCGACGGGCGAATCATTTCCAGCAACCAGGAGGAACTAATCGGACAAATGGACCAGGAATTGCTGGCGGTTGCTGAAGAGACAGATGAAAACGGCTTGGAATATCAGGATGTCCATGTGTTTGGCAAGGATTATATGCTATTGACCTCGGCATTGCCAGCTCTTGATATGTATTTGGTCAATCTTGTCGATAAAGAGCTGGTCATCAATAACCTGGTGGACAGAAAGGAAATTGTCCTGATCAGTATTGCGATTGTTTTGTTGGCGGTCGCTATTGTCTATATCATTTCCAGGAGAATGACCAATTCGCTGCGGAGGCTCGTCAAGCAAATTTCCGATATGGCCAAATATGATTTTAACAAACCGATTGATGAGAGCGGCGGGTATGAAGCCAAAAAGCTGGCACACGCGTTCAATTATATGCTGAACGAACTGCAGGAGCATGTCGACAACTTACTGAAGGCACAGCGTAAACAGCGGAAATCAGAGCTGGAAGCCTTACAGCACCAGATCAATCCGCATTTTCTTTACAATACGTTGACGTCAGTGAAATTTCTCGTCAAAGAAAACAAAAAAGCGGAAGCGCTGGAGACGATCGATGCGCTGATTCCGCTGCTGCAGAATGCGCTTGGCAATGTCGATGAAACCATCACGGTCGAACAGGAAGTAACCAACATTAAAAACTACGTGTTGATCAATCAGACACGTTACGGGGAGCGAATCAGGGTGAATACCTTCATTGCTCCGGACTGTTTGCACTATCACTTGCCGAAGCTCGTGATCCAGCCGTTTATCGAAAATGCTTTTTTTCATGCGTTCACGGAAAAGAAGCAGGGCTATATCCAGATTCTGATCGCAAGGCGGGAGGAACAGCTGGTTTGTGAAGTCGTCGATACGGGGGACGGCATGCGGATTGACCAGATACCAAGCCGCAAAGGGAAACGGCAGCTGTTCAGCGGAATCGGCGTCCGCAACGTTCATGAACGGATCCAGCTATTGTTCGGTAAAGAATACGGTGTAGAAGTGACCAGTCAATTAAACAAAGGGACCAAAGTGAAAATTGTGCTGCCGTTGCTGGAGGAGGATACTAAAGAAAATACCATTTCTAAAAATACTGCCAAACCCCGTGTCAGTGGCGAAGAAAATGTATAA
- a CDS encoding response regulator transcription factor, producing the protein MRALYKVLIVDDEMLIRQGIINYIDWEREGFQIVGEASNGKEALRMIEKVEPHILITDIVMPDLDGTELVKLSKAKYPEMEIIVLSSFENFDYVRSTFQNGVADYILKPKLNGEELIKTLRRIAPATKGTAKKTVSLEEVLEKRIQGYTLPSHEEQMIKDFPYDQFFLAGICWVDDDKEGEVLERFMDLGPEKKSLLLPQNESDFQVLLINFPAEQQLSVKQNLIHLTNEYHESGLNAASLISMPFSSIDELKSVYENSLVKLHNYLFYLSGETVLIDGELPEPEKASPFRLSQFIELFKQKKFDTAIASLEKHVEQLTRDYKQDIFEFKSWLENIIFNVLVLLGNMKYDVEELEQEKYQYFADINEAKDAKSAIAQFDDFLGAVQSLLANHTKADRSPGIQALLDYIDEHYADSLSLGALAEHFHYNPSYLSSYFSTHFHIGFSDYLNHVRIAKAKEMLDTSTVSVNQVSEMVGYGEPSYFCKVFKRMEGMSPGRYRKKVQQRCEDE; encoded by the coding sequence ATGAGGGCTTTGTACAAGGTATTGATCGTTGACGATGAAATGTTGATCAGACAAGGGATCATCAATTATATCGACTGGGAACGGGAAGGATTCCAAATAGTCGGGGAAGCTTCGAACGGCAAGGAAGCTTTGCGGATGATCGAAAAAGTCGAGCCTCATATTCTGATTACGGATATTGTCATGCCTGATTTGGACGGTACCGAGCTGGTCAAACTGTCGAAAGCGAAATATCCGGAAATGGAAATCATCGTGTTGAGCAGTTTTGAAAACTTTGACTATGTCCGCTCGACTTTTCAAAATGGGGTGGCCGATTATATTCTCAAGCCGAAGCTCAACGGGGAAGAACTGATCAAAACGCTGCGCAGGATAGCGCCTGCTACCAAAGGAACGGCTAAAAAGACCGTCTCGCTGGAGGAGGTGCTGGAAAAACGGATTCAGGGATACACCTTGCCCAGCCATGAAGAACAAATGATAAAGGATTTTCCTTATGATCAATTTTTTCTGGCAGGGATTTGTTGGGTGGATGACGACAAAGAAGGAGAGGTGTTGGAGAGATTCATGGATCTCGGTCCGGAAAAGAAGTCGTTACTGCTTCCACAAAATGAAAGCGATTTCCAGGTGTTGCTGATCAACTTTCCGGCTGAACAACAGCTATCCGTCAAGCAGAACTTGATCCATTTGACAAACGAGTATCACGAATCCGGATTAAATGCTGCTTCGTTAATTAGTATGCCGTTTTCGTCTATAGATGAACTGAAAAGTGTGTATGAAAACAGTCTCGTGAAATTGCATAACTACTTGTTTTATTTATCAGGAGAAACCGTTCTGATCGATGGGGAACTGCCTGAACCGGAAAAGGCAAGTCCGTTTCGGCTGAGTCAGTTCATCGAGCTGTTTAAACAAAAAAAGTTCGACACCGCGATCGCTTCACTGGAAAAGCACGTGGAACAGTTAACGAGGGATTACAAGCAGGATATCTTTGAATTCAAGTCCTGGTTGGAAAACATCATCTTTAACGTTCTCGTCCTTTTGGGCAACATGAAGTACGATGTTGAGGAACTGGAACAGGAAAAATACCAGTATTTTGCCGATATCAATGAAGCAAAAGATGCCAAATCGGCGATTGCCCAGTTTGATGATTTCCTTGGTGCTGTTCAGTCCTTGCTGGCAAACCATACGAAGGCGGACCGTTCTCCAGGTATTCAGGCGCTGCTCGACTACATCGATGAGCACTATGCAGATTCTCTGTCTCTGGGAGCTTTGGCCGAGCATTTTCACTACAATCCTTCCTATTTATCCAGCTATTTCAGCACTCATTTTCATATCGGTTTCAGTGACTATTTAAACCATGTCAGAATCGCCAAGGCAAAAGAAATGTTGGATACGAGCACAGTGTCGGTCAATCAAGTGAGCGAAATGGTCGGCTACGGCGAACCGAGTTATTTTTGTAAAGTGTTCAAACGGATGGAAGGCATGTCTCCAGGACGCTATCGCAAAAAAGTTCAGCAAAGATGTGAGGATGAATGA
- a CDS encoding aldo/keto reductase, whose translation MVKTLQDTTTLHNGVEMPWLGLGVFKVEDGDEVIQSVKAAIKHGYISIDTAAVYKNEEGVGQGIKESGISRDKLFVTSKLWNGDQGYESTLAAFETSLKKLGLDYLDLYLIHWPVPSQGKFKETWKAMEKLYKEGKVRAIGVSNFKEHHLDELLDDAEITPMVNQVEFHPHFQQKELRAYCKRHGIQLEAWSPLKQGQLLDDPTLKEIGDKYGKSPAQVIIRWDLQSGFITIPKSTKEHRIVANAEVYDFELSAEDMEKIEQMDTGVRAFRDPDEKK comes from the coding sequence ATGGTAAAAACGCTGCAGGACACAACGACGTTGCATAATGGGGTGGAAATGCCTTGGCTCGGACTGGGCGTCTTCAAGGTCGAAGACGGCGACGAGGTTATACAATCGGTCAAAGCCGCCATCAAGCACGGCTACATCAGTATCGATACAGCTGCTGTTTACAAAAATGAAGAAGGGGTGGGACAAGGAATAAAAGAATCCGGGATCTCCCGCGACAAATTGTTCGTTACCTCGAAGCTTTGGAACGGCGACCAAGGATACGAATCGACCCTGGCCGCTTTTGAAACCAGCCTGAAAAAATTGGGACTCGATTACCTTGATTTATATTTGATTCACTGGCCGGTTCCGTCGCAAGGAAAATTCAAAGAAACGTGGAAAGCGATGGAAAAGCTCTATAAAGAAGGAAAAGTGCGGGCAATCGGTGTCAGCAACTTCAAGGAGCATCATTTGGACGAGCTGTTGGACGATGCAGAAATCACTCCCATGGTGAACCAGGTAGAATTCCATCCGCATTTCCAGCAAAAAGAATTGAGAGCCTATTGTAAGCGGCATGGCATTCAACTCGAAGCATGGTCCCCATTGAAGCAGGGACAGTTGTTGGATGACCCGACACTGAAAGAAATCGGAGATAAATATGGCAAGTCGCCGGCACAGGTGATCATCCGCTGGGATTTACAAAGCGGCTTCATCACGATTCCGAAATCGACAAAGGAACACCGCATCGTAGCCAATGCCGAGGTATATGATTTTGAATTGTCGGCAGAGGATATGGAAAAAATCGAACAGATGGATACCGGTGTTCGTGCTTTCCGTGACCCGGACGAAAAGAAATAA
- a CDS encoding DUF5634 family protein: MEHVTIDQIRGDLQDSFEPLMKKYNIDDIGTFEEEGPEDDYYIGYTVRKNGRVYMVHMPFAKTDEGQLELARQEWTVETDDPTDEDISGFPTIDAVFEQLFKKA, translated from the coding sequence GTGGAACATGTAACCATTGACCAAATAAGGGGCGACCTGCAAGATTCCTTTGAACCGCTTATGAAAAAGTACAATATTGATGATATCGGTACCTTTGAAGAAGAAGGGCCGGAAGACGATTATTACATTGGCTATACGGTAAGAAAAAACGGCAGAGTGTACATGGTGCACATGCCGTTCGCGAAAACAGATGAGGGGCAGTTGGAACTGGCCAGGCAGGAATGGACGGTGGAGACAGATGACCCTACCGACGAGGATATCAGCGGCTTTCCGACTATCGACGCTGTATTCGAGCAATTGTTCAAAAAAGCGTAA